The genomic window tgaaagtgaaagtcattaatCCTGGCAGAAAGAGTCTGTCTCATTAATGCACTTCTTTCTACTCACAGGGGAACCCTGCCTATGAGAAATATATAAGACCACTATTACAAGCCCGGAGAGCCAGGCTCTGAGACGATCCGCAGCACTGGAGAGGCACCGTCACGTGCTAGTCATACTGCGGCGCAGGTGTCTTTAAAATCTACAGCTATCCATGTATGTGTTGTTTAAAAGAATCATTATCCTTCAGAGACACAGTCTGAAGCGCATGAAATACCTGATTTATTCCAAAATAATGCAGGGGAAGAAATAGGGGGAGTGAATCATTGTTGAAGTTGTTCAATGGGTATGTGGGCGTTTACACTATTCTCTCCACTTCTGAATGTTTGAAATttcccacaattaaaaaaaaacaatgcacTATCCATTTGTAGCATCTATTTTGTGAAATCCCAGGGTTTTGCTTTAGCTCTAGCAAAAGCCAGCAGATCTATCAGTTGTCACTTGTGTTGTTACAGCATCCATTTATTCATCCCAGGgcttaaaagaaaacacacacacgcacgtaaACAATCCTCTTCTAAAAGTGTATATACTTGGTACAGTCTAAATAAAATGTCGATCACCTCCCACCAATCAGAATGGTTGTCACTAAAAAGATaagaaacagggacttccctcacGGTCCAGTGGCCCAGACTCTATGCTTCTAGTGCAagggggcaggggttcaatccctggtcagggaactcgatcccacgtgccacaggtaagacccagcacagccaaataagtaaatactttaaaaataaataaaaaaaaatttttttaaggtaataAATAACAAGtactggcaaggatatggagaaaggaAAACACTTGTGCACCGTTGGAGGGGAGTGTAAGTTGGTGcaaccactacagaaaacagtatggaggctcctcaaaaagtTACCAGTACAGCTACGATGCAGTCCAGCTATTCCGCTTCTGAGTATGTgtccagagaaaacaaaacactaacgTGAACGGTACCTGTGTACCCCTAcactcactgcagcattatttacggCAGCGAAGATGTGGGAACAATCCAAGTGTCCAGCACAGGAACGGAGAGAGAGATTGCGGTGTGCATAAACAgcgatattactcagccataaaaaagaatgagactgTACCATCTACAAgagcatgaatggacctagagagtactaggccaagtaaaataaatcagacaaaaaaGACAAAGGCCGTATAGTTTCAATTCTATGAaattctgtcttaaaaaaaaaagacaaatgagcaaacaaaacagaaagactcaaaGATACAGCAGTGGTTGTTGGGGAGATAGGAAGTAGGTGAAAGATTAAAAGGTAcgaactttcagttataaaataagtcataggATATAACGTATACCATAGGGAGTATAGGCAGTAACACTGTGGAAACTCTGTATGGTGACCCACGGTCACCAGATTTTATCATGGTGATCAACTGACAATGAATATAAATGTCCAATCCCTATGTAGGATATctgaaatcaatacaatattgtacgtcaactatacttcaatttaaaaactgaaaagaaaaaaaatagagccCTAGGAATACAACAACAAATGTTTAGAAATCAACTCTTCTACAGTAAAAATCATTTAGAATTTCATAAATGACGTAACTGTCTCAAATTATCCAAATATAACCACGCTACATTTTTCACATCATTTTCAACTGCccaagctaaaaaaaaaacacacacacacactcaaaattaaatattatcaAACAAATTGCAAAAAACCTCAGCAGGCTACTTTTCCTAATATACCCATATAAATAATCATTGAATCGTTAATAACATAAATCTTAGAAAATTTACCAAAAGCAAACTTATCTCCAGTAATCTGGACAAGGAAGAGGCCTCATAAACGTTTAAATCTTAAAACCTTGGAACAACTAATAGTCACACTTCCATACCAGTTTTCAGTccaaattaattttatctttcattcaCCTCCGTTAACTGGCTAGGCTGTTCCTTtccttgttgtttctgttttaggTAACCACTAACCAATTTGAAGTaggagacaattttttaaaatgataaacctCATACTTAGTACATTTACTGAAACCATAGCCACCTACCAATAGTTAATGCTAAGGGATTTTAGTTTGAAAACAGTGAAAACGGGGGTAATTACAGGTTTCTAGATATGGGTCATTTGTCAGATCTTAAATTTTCAGAGCCATGTGGGCAAACACGGATGTAAGACAGTGTTCTCATCCTCCTTTGAAAGAAGAGAATTTCAGAATCttctcagagaagaaaaggaagtctgGGGTGCGCAGCCTCAGAACCCTACTCCTCCCTTAGACAACAGGgaaatttctgaattttcttttaaaaggtgTTCTAGTAAACTAGAAGTTTCACTGTAGTTAACATAATCCTTCCTGTGAGCAACTTCCAAGAAACAGAATCAAATGAACTATGCAAAATAAGAcgacagtgaaataaataaaagtacacCGTATCTCCACCTGTTCTAGACCCTTCGTTCACTCCAGTTTCCTTCTCCTCAAAAATTTAATCTTAATAATAAACTGCACTCATGGATCACCATTAATACATGAGAATAAAATGGCTTGAGTCGGTCTGTCCCTGTGCTCAATACAAAGCTGGAATAATGACAACTGGAGAAAAATCTATAATCTCCAAAATAAGtcctattggaaaaaaaattgtcaagCTGTACGTCAGCTGTCCAACTATGCACTATTTTAAACAAAACTAGTAATTTCATCAACTCCCTGACTCGACAGCACAGTAGAATTCCATAAACTGCACCCTGAAGCTCCTACTGGGTCCTTCTGAATCAAATACAAATGTGCTATAGGCAGTATTTATTAGGACATAAAACAATACATATTTTAGACAAGGATTAAGATTTCCCCCCTTAACAATAATCAACCAATACACACCTAATTctcatatttcaatttttattttttttctggtagacAGTACCACTTGACAATTATACTGCACCAGGCATAAGAAGTTAAGATTTCCACCACAGGGACGTTTTGTATTCAGAAtccaatataaatatttctagtCAGACATCTCCATGGCTACAGATATTTGGTTGCTTGATTTATATGCATAGAAAGAAACAGTTGTCATAACTGTAAAAAGCAGTACTTAACAAGTACTTTTACATGATTGGAATAGTTTTCCTTTAATATTACAATACTGCTTATTGGTCTGAAAACTAGGTCACCCTACATGATGTTCTGATTTTTCCCCAAGGCATCATGAGTATATCTGTTTATTCTTTCACTCCTGCATTTTTAGCCTTCTAGTTGATTTAGGGACTATTTAATCAGAAATCATTTtagcacttcaaaaaaaaaaaaaaaagctttgttaaGGGTACATTATAGACCATAATGATTTTCAGACttctttgtattaaaaaaaaaaaaaaaacgtatttGGAGGCTCGGAAGAGGCACATGCACACTTGGGGTGAAGGGAACAAAATATAGAGGAGTCTGCTAAGCACAAATCTTCCTTCTGGTCCCCAATGCcttcaaataaatacaaatattaaaaaaaaaatctcacaccgtgattaaaaaaaaaaaaaggtcagccTCTTGGACGTCCTGGGAAGTCCGCTTCCAGGAGCCTCGCCCGGGTGGGAGGTCAGTCATCTGTCTTCCGGGCCAGCCTGCAGAAAGTCCAGTTGTGCTCCACCGTGTTCTCGTTGGCCCGCTCACTCATGTGGTGCACTCGGGTGTTGCGGATCGTGAAACCCTGCTTTGTGATGTACTCCATCAGGTGGACTCGGAGAGAGACTTCCTGGTGATAATCACAGGGTCCAAAAGTAAAGGACACCTGGCAATCTCTGGTGTCCATCATGTGCTTATTCCACTTGGTAAAATAGTTTGATATGCCTTCTAGTAAGGAATGGACCTTGGTGGTAATGGTTAACTGGGTTATGATGACAGCTACCGGATTGGAGTACTTAGAAAGCTTCCGGGTACTAGATAACTCCACGACTTCTTCAAAAGTATCCACGGGATACAAAGGCTTGGGGTCATTGAGACACTGAATCAAGGGCTCAATCTGATAAAAGTCTGCCTCTTTCCGAAGCAGATCAAATTCCTTAAAATCGAGGGGCAAGGTCAGCTCTGAAGTTCTTAAGAAGTTGAGGACATATCGGAAAAGAGGTCCATCTCGATCA from Capricornis sumatraensis isolate serow.1 chromosome 10, serow.2, whole genome shotgun sequence includes these protein-coding regions:
- the KCTD6 gene encoding BTB/POZ domain-containing protein KCTD6 produces the protein MDNGDWGYMMTDPVTLNVGGHLYTTSLTTLTRYPDSMLGAMFGGDFPTARDPQGNYFIDRDGPLFRYVLNFLRTSELTLPLDFKEFDLLRKEADFYQIEPLIQCLNDPKPLYPVDTFEEVVELSSTRKLSKYSNPVAVIITQLTITTKVHSLLEGISNYFTKWNKHMMDTRDCQVSFTFGPCDYHQEVSLRVHLMEYITKQGFTIRNTRVHHMSERANENTVEHNWTFCRLARKTDD